In Vicingus serpentipes, the following are encoded in one genomic region:
- a CDS encoding alpha-ketoacid dehydrogenase subunit alpha/beta: protein MTIKYNRRKYTDNELLDIYKALIKPRLIEEKMLILLRQGRISKWFSGIGQEAVSVGATLALNKDEYILPMHRNLGVFTAREIPLFRLFTQFQGKMSGFTKGRDRSFHFGTNEYNIVGMISHLGPQLGVADGIALSNLLKKNNKATLVFSGDGGASEGDFHEALNTAAVWQLPVIFVIENNGYGLSTPSNEQFRCKNFIDKGIGYGMETELIEGNDILDVYYKISQIAESIRKKPRPVLVECMTFRMRGHEEASGTKYVPQELMDEWQKKDPTTNYEEFLIAEKVLTEAQAEEIKASIKQEINDELERAYAEEPIIASTETELADVYAPYTYNETKPATTNKTEKRLIDAISDGLRQSMEKYDNLVLMGQDIADYGGVFKITDGFVEKFGKDRVRNTPLCESAILGAGLGLAINGDKAMVEMQFADFVSEGITQVCNNLAKIHYRWGQNADVVVRMPTGGGVAAGPFHSQCNEAWFTQTPGLKVVYPAFPYDAKGLLIASFEDPNPVMYFEHKALYRSITEEVPDDYYTLEIGKAKVLKEGEDVTIVTYGMGVHWALEILKNHPEINADLIDLRTLVPLDTETIYNSVKKTNRAIILHEATMFNGIGGEISALITDNCFEYLDAPVKRVASLDTPNPFINQLEENFLPKQRFEEALIDLVNY, encoded by the coding sequence ATGACTATAAAGTATAATCGAAGAAAATACACTGACAATGAATTGTTGGATATCTATAAAGCTTTAATTAAACCTCGTTTAATTGAAGAGAAAATGTTAATACTTCTTCGACAAGGTAGAATTAGTAAATGGTTTTCTGGTATTGGCCAAGAAGCAGTTTCGGTAGGTGCAACTTTAGCTTTAAATAAAGATGAATATATTTTGCCTATGCACCGTAATTTAGGTGTGTTTACCGCTAGAGAAATTCCATTATTTAGATTATTCACTCAGTTTCAAGGAAAGATGAGTGGTTTTACTAAAGGTAGAGATCGTTCTTTTCATTTTGGAACAAATGAATATAATATTGTAGGAATGATTTCACATTTAGGTCCACAACTTGGTGTCGCTGATGGAATAGCACTAAGTAACTTGTTAAAGAAAAACAACAAAGCTACTTTAGTTTTTTCAGGAGACGGAGGAGCAAGTGAAGGTGATTTTCATGAGGCATTAAACACTGCTGCAGTATGGCAATTACCTGTAATTTTTGTGATCGAAAATAATGGGTATGGATTATCTACTCCTTCTAATGAGCAATTTAGATGTAAAAACTTTATCGATAAAGGAATCGGTTATGGGATGGAGACAGAATTGATTGAAGGTAACGACATCCTTGATGTTTACTATAAAATAAGTCAAATTGCGGAATCTATTCGTAAAAAGCCAAGACCTGTTTTGGTAGAATGTATGACTTTTAGAATGAGAGGTCATGAAGAAGCTTCAGGAACTAAATATGTTCCTCAAGAATTAATGGATGAATGGCAAAAGAAAGATCCAACAACTAATTATGAAGAGTTTTTGATTGCTGAAAAAGTATTAACTGAGGCACAAGCTGAAGAAATTAAAGCGTCAATTAAACAAGAAATTAATGATGAGCTTGAAAGAGCTTATGCTGAAGAGCCTATTATCGCATCTACAGAAACTGAGCTAGCAGATGTTTATGCTCCATATACTTATAATGAAACAAAACCAGCAACAACTAATAAAACAGAAAAAAGATTAATTGATGCTATTTCTGATGGATTGCGTCAGAGTATGGAAAAGTATGATAATCTTGTTTTGATGGGGCAAGACATTGCTGACTATGGAGGAGTTTTTAAAATTACTGATGGTTTTGTAGAGAAGTTTGGAAAAGATAGAGTAAGAAATACACCGTTATGTGAATCAGCTATTTTGGGAGCAGGTTTAGGATTGGCAATTAATGGCGATAAAGCAATGGTTGAAATGCAATTTGCTGACTTTGTGAGTGAAGGAATTACACAAGTATGTAATAATTTGGCTAAAATTCATTACCGTTGGGGACAAAATGCAGATGTTGTAGTTCGTATGCCAACAGGTGGTGGCGTTGCTGCAGGTCCGTTTCACTCGCAATGTAATGAAGCTTGGTTTACACAAACTCCAGGTTTAAAAGTAGTTTACCCAGCTTTTCCTTATGATGCAAAAGGATTATTAATAGCTTCTTTTGAAGACCCAAATCCAGTGATGTATTTTGAGCACAAAGCTTTATATAGAAGTATTACAGAGGAAGTTCCAGATGATTATTATACATTAGAAATCGGAAAAGCAAAAGTATTGAAAGAGGGAGAAGATGTTACTATCGTAACTTATGGAATGGGGGTGCATTGGGCTTTGGAAATTTTGAAAAACCATCCAGAAATTAATGCTGATTTAATTGATTTAAGAACCTTGGTGCCTTTAGATACAGAAACAATATATAACTCAGTAAAGAAAACGAATAGAGCAATTATATTACATGAAGCAACAATGTTTAATGGAATAGGAGGGGAAATAAGTGCGTTAATTACCGATAATTGCTTTGAGTATTTAGATGCTCCAGTAAAAAGAGTAGCAAGTTTGGATACACCAAACCCTTTTATTAATCAATTAGAAGAAAACTTTTTACCAAAGCAAAGGTTTGAAGAGGCGTTAATTGACTTGGTTAATTATTAA
- a CDS encoding LTA synthase family protein: protein MNIDFSHLISLAKKLGISFLVFTFCRFSFYFFNSSFFNDGFPIDAFYYGLRFDWVAISYLFSPFILLSILPFGIRYNKSYKIVIKLLFHIANTIGVIFNLIDLGYYQFALKRTTADFFRFVSTNDDTLKLLPQYLADFWYAFVLLIILISFTEFLYRKSESPSILVEKSTKNAIAQLLFFIGICGLTAIGFRGGLQLKPLDIINAANNTSPQNVPLVLNTPFCIIKTVLNDQLPVTDFFTPAELPKIYSPAIKLNDDGLFKNKNVVLIILESFAKEYVGYFNNGSGFTPFLDSLINESYAFTNAYSNGSKSIEALPSILAGIPPLMNTPYVISNYSNNKIDALPSILKNNGYNTSFYHGGSNGTMGFNGFTKIAGVDNYFGMDEYPNKEKDYDGHWGIFDEPYLQYFSNQLNKTKEPFFSAVFTLSSHHPYSIPKKYENKFPVGILDAHETIGYTDYSLREFFNNSKKSEWFKNTLFVFTADHSVSSLNPEYGTLIGRFAIPLFIYDPSSTLKGVDTNYFQHCDITPTVLSLLGINSKIISFGLPLNKSDRFVVGFSRNTFYLLKNDYLLLFDSENTTGLYNYASDKLLARNLLNDDKYNNIKVKLEKELKAIIQQHNNRLIDNKLSISNIK from the coding sequence ATGAATATAGATTTCTCACATTTAATTTCATTAGCTAAAAAACTTGGCATTAGTTTTTTAGTTTTTACCTTTTGTCGCTTCTCTTTTTACTTTTTCAATTCCTCATTTTTTAATGATGGTTTTCCTATAGATGCTTTTTATTATGGACTAAGGTTTGATTGGGTTGCTATATCTTACCTTTTTTCACCTTTTATTCTGTTATCAATTCTTCCTTTTGGTATTAGATATAATAAAAGTTATAAAATAGTAATTAAACTATTGTTTCACATAGCAAATACTATAGGTGTGATTTTTAATTTAATTGATTTAGGTTATTATCAATTTGCTTTAAAACGAACAACTGCTGATTTTTTTAGATTTGTGTCAACTAATGATGATACTCTAAAATTACTACCTCAATATTTAGCTGATTTTTGGTATGCCTTTGTATTACTTATTATTCTTATTTCTTTTACTGAGTTTTTATACCGTAAAAGTGAATCACCTTCAATTTTAGTTGAAAAATCAACAAAAAACGCTATCGCTCAATTATTATTTTTTATAGGTATTTGTGGGTTAACTGCAATTGGGTTTAGAGGAGGTCTGCAACTAAAACCTCTAGACATTATAAATGCAGCAAACAACACCTCACCTCAGAACGTTCCTTTAGTTTTAAACACTCCTTTTTGTATTATTAAAACAGTATTAAACGATCAATTACCCGTAACTGATTTTTTTACCCCAGCTGAATTACCTAAAATTTATAGTCCAGCTATAAAACTTAATGATGATGGGCTATTTAAAAATAAAAATGTTGTTCTCATTATTTTAGAAAGTTTTGCTAAAGAATATGTAGGTTATTTTAATAATGGATCTGGTTTTACCCCTTTTTTAGATTCTTTAATTAATGAAAGTTATGCATTTACAAATGCTTATTCAAATGGAAGTAAATCTATAGAAGCTTTACCCTCAATTTTGGCAGGAATACCACCATTAATGAATACGCCTTATGTAATTTCGAATTACTCTAACAATAAAATTGATGCTCTTCCAAGCATTTTAAAGAATAACGGCTACAATACTTCTTTTTACCATGGAGGTTCTAATGGTACTATGGGGTTTAATGGTTTCACTAAAATTGCTGGTGTAGATAATTACTTTGGAATGGATGAATATCCAAATAAAGAAAAAGACTATGATGGTCATTGGGGTATTTTTGATGAGCCCTATCTTCAATACTTTAGCAATCAATTAAACAAAACGAAAGAACCTTTTTTTAGTGCTGTTTTTACGTTATCATCTCATCACCCATATTCTATACCTAAAAAATATGAAAATAAATTTCCTGTTGGTATATTAGATGCTCATGAAACAATCGGTTATACTGATTATTCTTTAAGAGAATTTTTTAATAACTCTAAAAAAAGTGAATGGTTTAAAAATACGCTATTTGTTTTTACCGCCGACCATTCAGTTAGCTCTTTAAATCCTGAATACGGAACATTAATTGGAAGATTTGCAATACCTCTATTTATTTATGATCCATCTTCCACTTTAAAGGGAGTTGATACAAATTATTTCCAACATTGTGATATAACTCCTACTGTTTTAAGTTTGTTAGGGATAAATTCTAAAATTATATCTTTCGGATTGCCTTTGAACAAAAGTGATAGATTTGTTGTTGGCTTTTCTAGAAACACGTTTTATTTACTGAAAAATGATTATCTTTTGTTATTCGACAGTGAAAACACAACTGGATTATACAATTATGCTTCAGATAAATTGTTAGCTAGGAATTTATTAAATGATGATAAATACAACAACATTAAAGTTAAACTTGAAAAAGAGCTGAAAGCAATAATTCAACAACATAACAACCGCTTAATTGATAACAAACTTTCTATTAGTAACATTAAATGA
- a CDS encoding ligand-binding sensor domain-containing protein — MKKLKKNITTKILLILFILVSNSLFSQSFDFKNYNVEDGLSQSEVNVIFQDSRGYLWIGTSGGGVCQFDGITFTQYSEKDGLSGDMIRAITEDHDGNLWFASTLGGITKYNGRKFTIYNESDNLLYSSGFNTLFTDDKNRIWIGSNFGLSIYEDGYFKNFENNALLSAEIYQITTDSKNNTLLATNKGLVILSKKDTLLINTSNGLPSDEIKYVIEDKDGNYLIGTKNKGAIKLLSGSVDEKQNFEFTSLPIPNDISITSILIDNDNEIWFSSNENGVYLLHSNFQVTNITKKNGLKNNHISNLLKDRSGNVWLGTSGSGLIKLGTKAFTYYDNINGFDSPAIFSIIRDDNNHLWVTTGDDGIFEHNGLKTIHYNKNNSLPSNKVRSSTKDNKGNLWFATNGGLIKYKDGIFKKYTKEQGLPSNEIRSVFFDSKNRLWIGTNGSGIVLFENNIFKTYNTKNCELSHDYIHTIYEDSQKNIWIGTGLGVNKFSNNKFTTYSNSKGFCNYYIGSITEDKYGKLWFGTDRCIVRYDGIDFKPVTIDNGLSSNVIYFLHTDLKGNIWVGTNKGLDKITLNSYGQIDRIKNYGALEGFKGIECNSRAIYEDKKGILWIGTIAGLISFNPAEDKSNVFEPIIHLNKVKLFFEDVNWLKYTKDYKSWNNLPNDLVLDNNENHLTFEFSGINLTHPEYVQYSFKLEPLDKDWFPSTKKTSATYSNLPPGEYKFLVKARNNEGIWTQEAASFEFTITSPLWQTWWFYLIIFTIIGYILFKVTTFKEKRQIEISKELEKKVRERTILIEKQRDEKEILLKEIHHRVKNNLQVINSLLSIQSSYTNDSKSLALFDEAKNRIRSMALIHEKMYQTGDLAHIDFQDYILALTDDLIRTYSINTDIFLDIKIDEVKFDIDTIIPIGLLLNEIISNTLKYAFIDRAKGKIIIHLTQIDDNTFSLVAGDDGVGMESHILEQEDVSLGMELIKIFVEQLDGTIERLEQKGTVYQIDFKSRKKS; from the coding sequence TTGAAAAAACTCAAAAAAAATATAACAACTAAAATCTTATTGATACTATTCATTTTAGTATCAAATTCTCTATTTAGTCAAAGTTTCGACTTTAAGAATTATAACGTTGAGGATGGTTTATCTCAATCTGAAGTAAATGTTATTTTTCAAGATTCAAGGGGTTATTTATGGATAGGTACTTCAGGTGGTGGTGTTTGTCAATTTGACGGCATTACTTTTACCCAATATTCAGAGAAAGATGGCTTATCTGGCGATATGATAAGAGCTATCACAGAAGACCATGATGGCAACCTCTGGTTTGCTTCAACTCTTGGTGGTATCACTAAGTATAATGGAAGAAAATTTACTATCTACAATGAAAGTGATAATCTATTATATTCATCAGGATTTAACACTCTTTTTACCGACGATAAAAATAGAATTTGGATTGGTAGTAATTTCGGACTATCAATTTATGAGGATGGATATTTTAAAAACTTTGAAAATAATGCCTTATTAAGTGCTGAAATATACCAAATCACAACTGACTCTAAAAACAACACTTTATTAGCAACCAATAAAGGTCTGGTTATTCTTAGTAAAAAAGACACCCTACTTATTAATACTTCAAATGGACTTCCCTCTGATGAAATTAAATATGTAATTGAAGATAAAGATGGCAACTATCTAATCGGAACAAAAAATAAAGGTGCAATTAAACTTTTATCTGGTAGTGTTGATGAAAAACAAAACTTTGAATTTACTTCACTTCCAATCCCTAACGACATTAGTATTACATCTATTTTAATCGATAATGATAATGAAATATGGTTTTCATCTAATGAAAATGGTGTCTATTTACTTCACTCTAATTTTCAAGTTACAAATATCACTAAAAAGAATGGCTTAAAAAACAACCACATTTCTAATTTGTTGAAGGATAGGTCTGGAAATGTTTGGTTAGGAACTAGTGGGTCTGGATTAATTAAGTTAGGTACAAAAGCATTCACATATTATGACAATATAAATGGTTTTGACTCTCCTGCAATTTTTAGCATTATTAGAGATGATAACAATCATTTATGGGTAACAACTGGTGACGATGGTATATTTGAACACAATGGTTTAAAAACAATTCATTACAATAAAAACAATTCTCTTCCCAGTAATAAAGTAAGGTCATCTACTAAAGACAACAAAGGTAATTTATGGTTTGCAACAAACGGTGGATTAATAAAATATAAAGATGGTATATTTAAAAAATACACTAAAGAACAAGGATTACCTTCAAATGAAATAAGGTCAGTTTTTTTTGATTCTAAAAATAGGTTATGGATAGGAACAAATGGATCAGGAATAGTTTTATTTGAGAATAATATTTTTAAAACATACAACACAAAGAATTGTGAATTATCTCATGACTACATTCATACAATTTATGAAGATTCACAAAAAAACATCTGGATTGGAACAGGACTTGGTGTAAATAAGTTCTCAAATAATAAGTTTACTACTTATTCAAACTCTAAAGGATTCTGTAACTATTATATTGGTAGTATAACTGAAGATAAATATGGGAAATTATGGTTTGGTACTGATAGATGCATAGTTAGATATGATGGAATTGACTTTAAACCTGTAACTATAGATAATGGACTATCTTCTAACGTCATATACTTCTTACATACAGACTTAAAAGGTAATATTTGGGTTGGAACAAACAAAGGTCTAGATAAAATCACGTTAAATAGTTATGGACAAATTGATAGAATTAAAAATTACGGTGCTCTCGAAGGTTTTAAAGGAATTGAATGCAATAGCAGAGCAATATATGAAGATAAAAAGGGTATACTATGGATTGGAACTATAGCTGGCTTAATTAGCTTCAACCCTGCTGAAGATAAATCAAATGTTTTTGAACCAATTATCCACTTAAATAAAGTAAAACTATTTTTTGAAGATGTAAATTGGTTAAAATACACAAAAGACTATAAATCATGGAATAACCTCCCTAATGATTTGGTTTTAGATAATAATGAAAATCACTTAACTTTTGAATTTTCTGGAATAAACTTAACTCATCCTGAATATGTTCAATACAGTTTTAAACTTGAGCCATTAGATAAAGATTGGTTTCCAAGTACAAAAAAAACTTCTGCGACCTACTCTAATCTTCCTCCTGGCGAGTACAAGTTTCTTGTAAAAGCAAGAAATAATGAAGGAATCTGGACTCAAGAAGCTGCTTCATTTGAATTTACAATTACTTCCCCTTTATGGCAAACATGGTGGTTTTATTTGATCATATTTACCATAATAGGTTATATCTTATTTAAAGTAACAACCTTTAAAGAAAAACGTCAAATTGAAATTAGTAAAGAATTAGAGAAAAAAGTTAGAGAAAGAACCATTTTAATAGAGAAGCAACGCGATGAAAAAGAAATTTTATTGAAAGAAATTCATCACCGTGTAAAAAACAATCTTCAAGTAATTAATAGCTTACTTAGTATTCAGTCTAGTTATACTAATGACTCCAAATCGTTAGCTTTATTTGACGAAGCAAAAAATCGTATACGCTCTATGGCATTGATTCATGAAAAAATGTATCAAACTGGCGATTTAGCCCATATTGATTTTCAAGATTATATTTTAGCATTGACTGACGACTTAATTCGAACCTACTCGATAAATACTGATATTTTTCTAGACATAAAAATTGATGAAGTTAAATTTGATATCGATACAATAATACCAATTGGTTTATTATTGAATGAAATTATTTCTAACACGCTTAAATATGCTTTTATTGATAGAGCAAAAGGAAAAATAATTATTCATTTAACCCAAATTGACGATAATACATTCTCCCTTGTTGCTGGAGATGATGGAGTTGGTATGGAATCACATATTCTAGAACAAGAAGATGTATCCTTAGGGATGGAATTGATTAAAATATTTGTTGAACAACTAGATGGAACCATAGAAAGGTTAGAACAAAAAGGTACTGTTTACCAAATTGACTTTAAGTCAAGAAAAAAAAGCTAG
- a CDS encoding lytic transglycosylase domain-containing protein: protein MLKIKKTYLFLFSLLLASSFLIAQEESSYTTEFNNLTTSIYFKSLLKISDLNTPNPTKEQSNKLQIDSLNGDSILKTLENNFSLTYNSKVQEYINLYSNGKNIHFLNYLINYYSPNLITLLNKNNLPTEFLLIPAICSGFNPNSMNNFGGTGFWHLNYPQALKYGLAVNEYVDERKDINKSSEAALKYLTHLNSLYNNWELTLAAYSSGSGNINNLLNRHNASTYQEIYPYLNTNTRDIVPALQAMIYCYAQNNSNGNKIEPKLDVDTFYIEHQLQFKAIEDVAKINTKELFFYNPTLNKAVFPASFEAVFPKSKMDKFYQLCDSIYYYQDSVLLKPIEKPQTEQFVIPTGSEPITYTVKSGDVLGVIAEKYDVRVSQLQDWNNISGTRIDIGQKLLIYSKANAPSRVKETKAPEPVYNEKNDKVEDIEPSNEDYITYTVKSGDNLWVIAKKYSGISAQNIMDLNGIDGNLDVGQVLKIKKK, encoded by the coding sequence ATGCTTAAAATTAAAAAGACATACCTTTTTTTATTTAGTTTATTGCTAGCAAGCTCTTTTCTTATAGCCCAAGAAGAAAGTAGTTACACTACTGAATTTAACAACCTCACAACATCAATTTACTTTAAATCGCTATTAAAAATATCTGATTTAAATACTCCTAACCCAACTAAAGAGCAATCTAACAAGCTACAAATAGATTCATTAAATGGTGATTCCATTTTAAAAACATTAGAAAATAATTTTTCACTAACTTATAACTCTAAGGTTCAAGAATATATTAATCTTTATTCAAACGGTAAAAACATTCACTTTCTAAATTATTTAATCAACTACTACTCCCCTAACCTCATAACATTATTAAACAAAAACAATCTACCAACTGAATTTCTGTTAATCCCAGCTATATGCTCTGGTTTTAATCCTAATTCGATGAATAATTTTGGTGGAACTGGTTTTTGGCACTTAAACTACCCTCAAGCACTAAAATATGGATTAGCTGTAAATGAATATGTAGACGAAAGAAAAGACATTAACAAATCTAGCGAGGCAGCTCTAAAATACTTAACCCATTTAAATTCACTGTATAACAATTGGGAGCTTACTCTAGCAGCTTATAGTTCTGGATCAGGTAATATAAATAATTTATTAAATAGACATAACGCTTCTACATATCAAGAAATTTATCCTTATTTAAATACCAATACTAGAGATATCGTTCCTGCTTTACAAGCAATGATTTATTGCTATGCTCAAAACAATAGTAATGGAAATAAAATAGAACCTAAATTAGACGTTGACACCTTTTACATTGAACATCAACTGCAATTTAAAGCAATTGAAGATGTTGCAAAAATTAACACTAAAGAATTATTTTTTTATAATCCAACCCTAAACAAAGCTGTTTTCCCTGCTAGTTTTGAAGCTGTTTTCCCAAAAAGTAAAATGGATAAATTTTACCAATTATGTGATAGTATTTATTACTATCAAGACTCCGTTTTATTAAAACCAATTGAAAAACCACAAACTGAACAATTTGTTATTCCTACAGGAAGCGAACCTATTACATATACTGTCAAGTCTGGTGATGTTTTAGGTGTTATTGCTGAAAAATATGATGTTAGAGTCAGCCAATTACAAGATTGGAATAATATTTCAGGAACTCGAATTGATATTGGTCAAAAACTACTTATCTACTCTAAAGCAAATGCTCCAAGTAGAGTAAAAGAAACAAAAGCGCCAGAGCCAGTTTATAACGAGAAAAACGATAAAGTTGAAGACATTGAACCTTCAAATGAAGACTATATTACTTACACTGTTAAATCAGGCGATAACCTATGGGTAATTGCAAAAAAGTATTCAGGAATTTCTGCTCAAAACATTATGGATTTAAATGGTATTGATGGCAATTTAGATGTTGGACAAGTTTTAAAGATTAAGAAAAAATAG
- a CDS encoding translation initiation factor has translation MSKKNRVNIVYSTNQNFDYEEEIEEVETLENNKQELKVFVDRKQRKGKAVTIISNFIGSTDDLNDLSKTLKSKCGVGGSCKDGEILIQGELKEKVYDLLVNLGFTKTKKIGG, from the coding sequence ATGAGTAAAAAAAATAGAGTAAACATTGTCTATTCTACCAATCAAAACTTTGATTATGAAGAAGAAATTGAAGAAGTTGAAACTCTTGAAAATAATAAACAAGAATTAAAAGTGTTTGTAGATAGAAAACAACGTAAAGGAAAGGCTGTTACAATAATTAGTAACTTCATAGGGTCTACAGATGATCTAAATGACCTTAGTAAAACTTTAAAATCAAAATGTGGTGTAGGTGGAAGTTGTAAAGATGGTGAAATTCTAATTCAAGGTGAATTAAAAGAAAAAGTTTATGATTTGTTAGTAAATTTAGGTTTTACTAAAACTAAAAAAATTGGTGGTTGA
- a CDS encoding diacylglycerol/lipid kinase family protein codes for MSEQKKILFIVNPISGTGKQKNIVSLIDSYLDKNKFNSTIQFTAHAGHAKEIVKNEHPNFDIIVAVGGDGTVHEVGTSLINTNCILGIIPTGSGNGLARHLKISMKIAEAIKQLNNHKTKKIDTILLNKQPFLGAAGLGFDAHVAWKFDEAPTRGLLTYLKISVKEYFRYKPQEYKLIFKDKTVTTKDLLITISNSNQYGNNAFISPNSELDDGFVRLIGLKPFPLYIAPILAYKLFNKKILSSKYVTEYKTNQVEIQSPSPEMHMDGEPVKHHEIIQIEVNPKSLNVISNE; via the coding sequence ATGAGTGAGCAAAAAAAAATACTATTTATTGTAAATCCCATTTCTGGGACTGGAAAGCAAAAAAATATAGTTTCGTTAATTGATTCATACTTAGATAAAAATAAATTTAATTCAACGATTCAATTTACAGCTCATGCTGGACACGCTAAAGAAATAGTTAAAAATGAGCATCCTAACTTTGATATTATTGTTGCGGTTGGAGGAGATGGAACAGTACATGAAGTAGGCACCTCTCTTATAAATACAAACTGTATACTAGGTATAATCCCTACAGGTTCTGGTAATGGATTGGCAAGACATTTAAAAATTTCCATGAAAATTGCTGAAGCTATAAAGCAACTCAACAATCATAAAACAAAAAAAATAGATACTATACTTTTAAACAAACAACCTTTCCTTGGAGCTGCTGGATTGGGGTTTGATGCTCATGTAGCATGGAAATTTGATGAAGCTCCCACCAGAGGCTTATTAACCTATTTAAAAATATCTGTAAAAGAATACTTTAGATATAAACCACAAGAATATAAACTGATATTTAAAGATAAAACAGTTACAACGAAAGATTTACTAATTACAATATCAAATTCAAATCAATATGGTAATAATGCTTTTATCTCACCAAACTCTGAATTGGATGATGGATTTGTTAGATTGATAGGACTTAAACCATTTCCTCTTTATATTGCACCAATCCTAGCCTATAAACTATTTAATAAAAAAATACTATCAAGTAAGTATGTAACTGAATACAAAACAAACCAAGTAGAAATTCAATCTCCAAGCCCTGAAATGCACATGGATGGAGAGCCAGTTAAACATCACGAAATAATACAAATTGAAGTTAATCCAAAATCATTAAACGTAATAAGCAATGAGTAA